A section of the Spirosoma pollinicola genome encodes:
- a CDS encoding RagB/SusD family nutrient uptake outer membrane protein, whose translation MKRITKNKFFSTALFATLMLAGVSCKEQLDVGNPNQPTTAANVNTETGLIAFAQGGVYVNGFLNGDGWLGNSYFSLPWGYSELMADNVGADASNNQVTTIGVPDYIILDDGTKVTNPAPQVGIIRAYNSRAATGAGNNPLYYQWLNMYALNNVCNETLDLVSTISFSGDKTSRANTIKAWSYWWKGYAYASIGSMYYAGLIADKTGATDGGYVLHDAMITKSNEYFNLAATTLGSITSASDYQAVLGQLIPSFMQVGNGGVPTVDMWKRNINTMLARNILVNKLAPFVNGNPAATISKSSTTAMTAADWTSVLTLATNGIKKGDIVFTERSTASNSPFSPTGGTVAALTSNVNTSSTFKISERFMQSFNAGDQRVVNNFNTKTTYKNNYTFTTRYSMVPNGTGVTGVYVYGSKDIGAHEVFIAGSYEENALMLAEANMRLGNIETGLGFVDAVRTYQGAGVPAVAGTSLTLSKALTELTKERRVSLFSRGLAFYDLRRWGWTYPIASGGGSYGNTVITNAGALINKNVTIDYNFMDYWDVPADETVLNPTTGAAIKNPNF comes from the coding sequence ATGAAACGTATCACTAAAAATAAATTTTTCTCCACCGCTCTTTTCGCGACCCTCATGCTTGCCGGGGTCTCTTGTAAAGAACAACTGGATGTGGGCAACCCCAACCAGCCTACCACAGCTGCCAATGTCAACACCGAGACTGGGTTGATTGCATTTGCGCAGGGTGGTGTTTATGTCAACGGTTTCCTGAACGGCGATGGCTGGCTGGGTAATAGCTACTTTTCGTTGCCCTGGGGCTATAGCGAACTGATGGCTGATAACGTGGGGGCGGATGCTTCCAACAACCAGGTGACAACCATTGGTGTTCCCGACTATATTATTCTGGACGATGGTACGAAAGTGACCAACCCGGCTCCACAAGTAGGAATCATTCGGGCTTATAACAGTCGGGCCGCTACGGGTGCTGGCAACAACCCATTGTACTACCAATGGCTGAACATGTATGCCTTGAATAACGTCTGTAATGAGACGTTGGATCTGGTAAGCACCATTTCATTCTCGGGTGATAAGACCAGCCGGGCCAATACGATCAAAGCCTGGTCTTACTGGTGGAAAGGCTATGCCTATGCCTCTATCGGTTCGATGTATTATGCTGGCTTAATTGCCGATAAAACAGGTGCAACGGATGGTGGCTACGTATTGCATGATGCAATGATCACTAAGTCGAACGAGTATTTCAACCTGGCGGCTACTACCCTGGGTTCCATTACCAGTGCGTCGGATTATCAGGCTGTATTAGGCCAGTTGATTCCTTCATTTATGCAGGTAGGCAACGGCGGTGTGCCAACAGTTGACATGTGGAAACGCAACATCAACACGATGCTGGCGCGGAATATTCTGGTTAATAAACTGGCTCCGTTTGTAAACGGCAATCCGGCAGCTACGATCTCCAAGTCGTCGACAACTGCCATGACCGCTGCCGACTGGACCAGTGTATTGACGCTGGCTACCAACGGGATCAAGAAAGGGGATATCGTCTTCACGGAACGTAGCACTGCCTCTAACTCGCCTTTCTCGCCTACGGGTGGAACGGTTGCGGCATTAACGTCAAACGTGAATACCAGCTCGACCTTCAAGATCAGCGAACGCTTTATGCAGTCGTTCAATGCTGGCGACCAACGGGTAGTTAACAACTTCAATACCAAAACGACCTACAAAAACAACTATACGTTTACAACGCGTTATAGCATGGTACCTAATGGCACCGGCGTAACTGGCGTATACGTATACGGGTCTAAGGATATAGGTGCGCATGAAGTCTTCATCGCTGGTAGCTACGAAGAAAACGCACTGATGCTGGCTGAAGCCAATATGCGTCTGGGCAATATCGAAACCGGTTTAGGTTTTGTCGATGCCGTACGGACATATCAGGGTGCTGGTGTTCCAGCCGTTGCCGGTACAAGCCTTACCCTATCGAAAGCGCTTACCGAGTTAACCAAAGAAAGAAGAGTCTCTCTGTTTAGCCGTGGGTTGGCTTTCTATGATCTGCGTCGTTGGGGCTGGACATATCCTATTGCCAGCGGTGGCGGTAGCTATGGCAATACGGTTATCACGAATGCCGGGGCTTTGATTAACAAGAATGTAACGATCGACTACAACTTCATGGATTATTGGGATGTTCCTGCTGATGAAACAGTGTTGAACCCAACAACCGGTGCTGCCATTAAAAACCCTAATTTTTAA